Proteins co-encoded in one Candidatus Methylomirabilota bacterium genomic window:
- a CDS encoding succinate dehydrogenase/fumarate reductase iron-sulfur subunit, which translates to MNLTLRVWRQKNANDRGRFVTYAAKNITPDMSFLEMLDVVNEELIDRGDAPIAFEHDCREGVCGACGFMINGVAHGPKRSTTVCQLHMRSFRDGDRLTVEPWRARAFPVIKDLIVDRNAFDRIIQAGGFISAPTGSAPDANAILVRKENADLAFDAAACIGCGACVAACPNAAAMLFTAAKVSHLGLLPQGQPERHERARNMVAAMDREMFGSCTNIGECEAVCPKEIDLSFIARMNRDLIAASLRGLRAFMP; encoded by the coding sequence ATGAACCTGACCCTCAGGGTGTGGCGGCAGAAGAACGCGAACGACCGTGGCCGCTTCGTCACCTACGCGGCGAAGAACATCACTCCGGACATGTCCTTTCTCGAGATGCTCGACGTCGTCAACGAGGAGCTGATCGATCGCGGCGACGCGCCGATCGCGTTCGAGCACGACTGCCGCGAGGGCGTCTGCGGCGCCTGCGGCTTCATGATCAATGGCGTCGCGCACGGACCCAAGCGCTCCACCACCGTCTGCCAGCTCCACATGCGGAGCTTCCGGGACGGCGACCGCCTGACCGTCGAGCCGTGGCGCGCCAGGGCGTTCCCGGTCATCAAGGATTTGATCGTCGATCGGAACGCCTTCGACCGGATCATCCAGGCCGGCGGCTTCATCAGCGCGCCGACGGGCTCGGCGCCCGACGCCAACGCGATCCTGGTCCGCAAAGAGAATGCGGACCTCGCCTTCGACGCGGCCGCCTGCATCGGCTGTGGCGCCTGCGTCGCCGCGTGCCCGAACGCCGCCGCCATGCTGTTCACGGCGGCGAAGGTGTCGCACCTCGGGCTCCTGCCGCAGGGGCAGCCCGAGCGCCACGAGCGCGCGCGCAACATGGTGGCCGCGATGGACCGGGAGATGTTCGGGAGCTGCACGAACATCGGCGAGTGCGAGGCCGTGTGCCCCAAGGAGATCGACCTCTCCTTCATCGCGCGAATGAACCGCGACCTGATCGCGGCGAGCCTCCGAGGCCTGAGGGCCTTCATGCCTTGA